Part of the Fusarium musae strain F31 chromosome 3, whole genome shotgun sequence genome, AAAGCGTGATAATGCAGTACGATTGGCGGCTAGTACTGAATCTCAATGTTACATCAGCACGGAAGATCCACTCACTGGAAACCAGCCAAGCTCTTCCAAGAATCGGCGCTTGACGACCCCTGTGCTACCCCTGTCAATCCCAAGTTTGAAACAAGTGACGCTAGGCTTTGGCGTCTGGACCTGCCAGGCACAAGTCGCTTTGGTTGGCTGCTGAAGTCTCTTCCCACGCGGCGTCTTATAACCAAACGGCTCTGATTCGAAGCGCCGTGTTAGCAAACGCCAGATGTCTCTGAATTCGAAGTGATACGTGTGCAAATAgtctttgttttgttttgtctGTCGTATGTCGGAGAAAAAGTTTGCATTTTGTTCTAGTGCGCCCCCTTTGCAAGATCTTCTCCATGGCTCAGTGTCGCAAATATACAGAGCCAAGGGGTTGTTTTGGCAATCCTGAAGGGGCTCTAACGGCCGAGTTCAACGGACGACGAGTATCGTGGGGGGTGCTAACCCCGGGCTGTCGGGGATATAATAGGTAGGGCGCCATGCAGGTCACGGGCCAAGCGTGTCTCGGAGACAACCAGGGAGCAAGGTGCTGTATCGAATTCTGGTGTGGCTCAGCAGGTGAAGGCCAGCGAAATGACCAAAGGGAATGCTTTAGCAGATTTGGGACCGATCAAAGAAGTCGACCTTCTCGAACAAGGCAAGCAGCTAAGGGCGATTCACCTGATATGTGTCATCCATCATAGATTGATATTTTGATTGGGACGATACTAGATGAGACCAGGATTAGCACGGTTGAaacacaaccaacaagcGACGACCTCGGTAGAAATCTTTAGCTGTGGAATCACTGCCTGCCGCCTGCATCGTCTGAGTTTGGGAAtagtttcttttcttcacatGCTTGAATGAAATGACAATGATTCAGAATGCAATGCCCTTGAAGCGGTTGCTCATGACTAATAGCACAAGGGATCACTGAAGGAAAGGAGCGCGCTTACAGAAGAACCCTCCCTGCCAAGCGACCTATCAAAGGCTATTTTCCGGGTCTCTCTAAACAACAAGTCAACAACTGACAAAATATGTTTAACGTTACCTCACTTTTTGTTAACACAAAACACAAAGACACACCAAAACCGATGATCGTCTTTTCGAATCGGGCCTTGCCATGTTTTGAGCTGACCAAGTTCTGAAACTCGCAGAATCGCATCCATGGAGTCTAGATCGTGGCGAGACGGACTTGACACACAGACATCCTTGCCATATACCATTCATTGTCCACTAGCAGCCCAGTCATTCTACCGGGAAAACTGCCATATGTACGACACTGCGGAAAAGCGGCAACTGATCTATGTACCGCGGAGAGGCTCTTGCTCAAGTCTGGTTGATCTCCACTGTCAATCATGGCTTCTTGTCATCTGGACGATGATATGTCATTCTTGGCCTCCACATCACACGGCCCAAGCCGGAGATTGAATGCCACGACTACCTTCCATATTCTACACGCATGAGTATACACCGCCTTCTATGGTTTCATAAGTCATCAGCTATTGAGTTGAAACCCCATGTGACTGTCTGTTTTATGTCGCCAAGGCTATATCAAATTTTCGAAACCGTATTTCGAGACTTCGAAAATGAAGTCCAAGGCAAGTCAAGGCTGCTAGGCACACATATGGAAGGTCAAAGTTGACCCCAGAACTACCAAGACTGATAGTTGGTAACCTATGTTTTTCTGTCCGTTGCCAAAGCCGCATTGGCACCTGTATTATTCTCTTAGCTGTTGATATTGTTGCAGTCCGCGCTTAATGCGAATCTTTATGATTCCTACAAGGTCTCCATTAACTCAATCTCCCGTTTAACCATAAAGATATTCCCTTGAGACTTGAATTTATCCTTCTAAACATCTCTTTAACCATAAGTAGGTTCAGAAGCATCGTTTCGTTGTTTGACACACGAAGTTTTAGCCATTTCCTAAACGAACCCCTTTTCGGGATTAACATGCTTCTAATCATTCTTCAGTGTCTCTCTTCTGTATGATCGACACAGCATCCAATGCAATAGCCAAAAACATGCACGTCATCCGTTGCGCCCACTATCCCGATGGCCATTTTGTTCCTGATTTATCCACCAATATCATAACATGGCTCCATTTGAAGCATCTCTTGGACTGTTcagccttgcccttgggTTATTATGACAAATGAAATCTGACATATCTTCTGTTCCAACTATCCCCAGACGTCCAGGGCTCGAGGTTTTCAATGTGGAATTGTAAAGGACGAGCTGTCGCCACAGCGTTTGTGCTCATTCTCCAGGTCAGCTAAACCAAATTGACCGTATTTGTTGAACGGTGATGGATAAAATTGGCCTCTTATTTCGTGAACCCGCAGTAAGCTATATGCTTGTGTTTCTTCTAGATACAATAGCTTATACCAGATGCCCTCAAGACTTGTTGCACTACAAagttcttggcagccttcgCAGCAGCCTGCAAAGGATCGATGTAATGCGGGCTTGGCCCAAATCTGGCCCTTGGAGAACCCAGATGGTATTACTTATGGGATCGCAAGCCCTTTCTCAAGAACATATGAATCTTGATGTTCAAATAACATGTCAGGACTACAGTCAGAGTGTTATATCTCTTTCTGTGAGTCAGTTAGCGACAGTCTTCCACCTTATGGAAATGATATATCCTGTGAATAGTAAAATCTCTTAATCAAGGCTTTTGGGGTGCTCATGATGTTACTCTGTCACATAACTTCAGCAGGATCTACATTGACATATTTCTATGTATTTCAAAACTTGAATGATAGGTTGTAAAAGATAGCATAAGCCCTGAATCCAACGTGACTGGAGTCCTAAATTCGCTTTAAATGACTTTAGCAAACTAAGTCTTGCGAAATGAACTATCTTATTTCTATTGCTTTCTTCTCAAAGGTACAGAGTGTCCTGAAATTCGTAAAGCGAGGGGGGGATCAAGATCAGCCTGGCTGCCTTTTACTGCATCCACCAAAGCCGAGCCTACAGTTTGCGACTGTCATGAAGATTGAACAAATAGTTCTGTTCATCAAGCTCTATTTATCAAAGATTTTTCCAATGCTCTGGCTGTCAGTATTATCCATGTTTGTCCAATTGATACCCCCAGGTTTgtaaggaaaaggaaaagtgtTGTGATCCATATGCTAGATTACGTTACAAAAGTTATGCAAGgtcccttttcctttttccctgtctaccttatatatctaaCTACAGAGTGACAACTATGGGAGACTATAACTATTCATTGATGGCTAGATGTTTCCGATACTCATATTCCCCGGCGACGTCAGCTGTCTGAGAAGTCCAATGAACTTTGATAAATTTAAGAACATATAGCttttctatatatatatatatatactttcaTCTGGTGACTCAACCTCTACTCTCTTCGAGTGACTCAAGAAACAGTATATCCCGAGTTCGGCATCGGTCAGTAACTTCTGACGCCGAGGAGCGGGGTTAACTTGGTAAACGCCTTCCCATGATTACAAGTTCCACATTGAttcctcatcagcatcaacggATATAAATATCGGCCCCGGCCTGAGTCCGACTATCGAATTGTATAAAGCTctgtcttctccttgatttAAGTAGTTGTTCTGTCTTACAAAACTATCCGTGCAGTTGCCTATCAAACTCCAATATGCCTGACTACGCTTCTATCGAAACAACCTTGGCTTCTATAGCTGCAAGCTCTCAGACCATCGAGCTTCTTCGAGATCTTCACAAGCAAGCCCTCGACGAGCCTCCCTACGTCAGTACAGATGGACCTGCCTCTACCGCTCTTGACAAGTTTGTCGCGTTGGATCCTGATAAGTGTGCCTACGTGTATCTCCTTCTGCGATCCATGAAGGCACGTTTCGTTGTCGAAGCTGGAACATCATTTGGTGTCAGCACTATCTACCTAGCTCTGGCAGTTTCTCAGAATGCTGGCTTGCAGCCAGGCAAGGTCATTGCAACTGAGAATGAACCTACGAAGGCTGTCAAAGCTCGCAAGTACTGGAGCCAAGCTGgtgatgatattgagaagTTTATTGAATTACGAGAGGGAGATTTGCGAGAGACGCTCAAGACGGGTCTACCAGAACAAGTGGATTTCCTCCTCCTAGATAGTGAGTTAGCCCCTATTGCGAGGAAAGCGTTCTTTTCTCGTCCAGTGTTACTAACCAAACTGCAGTTTGGACCCCTCTGGCTCTGCCTACActcaaacttgtcaagcCGCGCATGAAGCCAGGTGCTACAGTAGTTGCTGATAACACTGAGGCAGCCAAGGCAGGCTATAAGGATTTGATGGCTTATTTAGAGGACAATACCAATGGCTTCAAGCTAACTACGCTTCCATACTCTGGCGGCCTTTTAGTTGCCGTGTATCTTGGAAACTAGGAGTCCCTTGACAGATCAAGAGAGGCATGATATCTCGGGATTATCCAATTTATAAGCGCGACAAAACTCAAGAATACCTGTTTTTGACGTGTAAGCCAAAAGGCTGTAGGAATCAGATGGTTGTCTATTGTAAATCGATCGACCTTCGATCGCTGATAGGATTGAAGCCGATAAATCTTTCAAGGAAATGAGACTTGTTTGATTCAATAAACATACTATTGAATTTCTTCTCATAAATCCAAAATATCTTTCGTTGATGCGCTCGAAGAAGTGCCCTTCTGTGAATCAAGAGGTGAGATAAGGATTCGGCATTTGCTTGGGAGCATCTGCAAATTGTTGCTATTTCTGACAAGGATCTTCATGCAGAAGAACATCATCGGCAGTTGAGGAAGATCATATATGCCAATATTCTTCGACAAGTcagtatataagaaaagagTTACCTTCTTAAAAATGCACTGCCTCATGGTTACGAATACATGCCTAGCCAAAGTTGAATGACGACGCACGGTGATTGATATAGGGTATGCGATGATGATCAAAATTTGATGCTACATTGAATATGACACCATGATCGTAATTGACAAAAACACTTGGACAGTTTTATGATAAACGTAGGAGACTTCCGATTGGCTTTTTTTCAACTGTCTAATTGAAGATCTCatgcttgttgttgctcCTTAGAACATGGCACATCATAATACTGGATTGAATGGCGCCTGGAGACAATCAATTGTGTTCCAGACAAAAGACTCACTTCATCTGACGGCTCTGTCGAACAAAAAGCTGGCTCTTGGAATGAATCCTTGATAGCGTCACGACTAACGAATCGATAACGCATCAACAAGAGGAGAAACGGGAAataagcaaagcaaagccgAGGAGATCGCGCCTGGCGCGGCGCTAGTAGATGAACAACTTTCAGGGTCTTGCAGGGGGTTGTTGTGGAAATCATGATGCGCTGGCTCGAGCGAGAGGCTATTCTGGACAGAAGAATCTGACCATTGGGTGGAGGTTGGATAGAGTTTGGAGATGCCTTGTGCCCAATGGCGTGATAAGTTGCTGATTCATTCGGCGtgttattacctagttagtAACCCAAGGCAGAGGCTGGGCTGAGGATTTGGGTGACACATTTGGTCAAAGTGAGGCGTTCAGCGGCTTGGGTGGGTTGGATGTGATCCATGTACATGGTTGATCGCCTGGGCTGCAGAGAGGAGAGTGGAGGTGCTAAGGTTTATCTACTGGCGCTGGAACCTGTTGCAGCCAGCCGTGATTTCAGCGTCTGTTACCAGATGAACAAGATAACAAAAGATGAATCTGGTTTCCCTTTGTCTTGGATCGTTGCTAGAGAACCGTTGCTGGTAGGTTACCTGCAGTTACAACCACAATTCCATTAAAGCTAGACTCCCACATGTCTTGTCTTCCATGTCTAGGTTCTTTGC contains:
- a CDS encoding hypothetical protein (EggNog:ENOG41~antiSMASH:Cluster_3.2), with the translated sequence MPDYASIETTLASIAASSQTIELLRDLHKQALDEPPYVSTDGPASTALDKFVALDPDKCAYVYLLLRSMKARFVVEAGTSFGVSTIYLALAVSQNAGLQPGKVIATENEPTKAVKARKYWSQAGDDIEKFIELREGDLRETLKTGLPEQVDFLLLDIWTPLALPTLKLVKPRMKPGATVVADNTEAAKAGYKDLMAYLEDNTNGFKLTTLPYSGGLLVAVYLGN